Proteins from a genomic interval of Erwinia sp. SLM-02:
- a CDS encoding lytic murein transglycosylase: MKLPLLTTLLSLLSISGSVSLSYAAIPSATLSSPAATSLSQQGRDPAEFPGYVEQLKATARQQGFSDATIATAFAGIHFVDRAIKSDRSQLEHKVTLNDYLSRVLTLGKIEKGREKLNEYRASLDRVASQSGVSPEYIVALWAMESQFGTIQGKEDVISALATLAFEGRREAFFTKELMAALKIIQQQGMTADSLKGSWAGAMGQSQFMPSSFLNYGRDGDGDGKIDIWNNVDDVFASIASYLQKEGWKAGQGWGSEVTLPPGFDNRLNGLKTAQAKTLAQWQQLGVVVKTPAQGNAPGRAWIVTPEDGDGRSFMVYDNFRTLMHWNRSYYFAISIGMMADALAQ; encoded by the coding sequence ATGAAATTGCCACTCCTTACCACGCTGTTATCTTTGCTGTCGATTTCGGGCAGCGTCAGTTTAAGTTACGCTGCCATCCCTTCGGCGACGTTATCCTCTCCCGCCGCGACCTCGCTGTCACAACAGGGGCGCGATCCTGCCGAGTTCCCGGGCTACGTGGAACAGCTCAAAGCCACGGCTCGCCAGCAGGGTTTTTCTGACGCGACCATCGCCACGGCTTTTGCCGGCATCCATTTTGTCGATCGCGCCATAAAGTCCGATCGCAGCCAGCTTGAACATAAAGTTACCCTTAATGATTACCTCAGCCGCGTTCTGACCCTCGGTAAAATCGAAAAGGGACGAGAAAAGCTCAATGAATATCGCGCGTCGCTCGATCGCGTCGCGTCGCAGTCTGGCGTTTCGCCAGAGTATATCGTTGCGCTATGGGCGATGGAGAGCCAGTTCGGCACTATTCAGGGTAAAGAGGACGTCATCTCCGCGCTTGCCACTCTGGCCTTTGAGGGGCGCCGTGAAGCGTTCTTCACCAAAGAGCTGATGGCGGCGCTGAAGATTATTCAGCAGCAGGGCATGACGGCAGACTCGCTGAAGGGTTCCTGGGCAGGCGCCATGGGGCAGAGCCAGTTTATGCCCAGTTCATTCCTGAATTACGGCAGGGACGGCGACGGCGACGGAAAAATTGATATCTGGAATAATGTCGATGACGTGTTCGCCTCCATCGCCAGTTATTTGCAGAAAGAGGGCTGGAAAGCCGGGCAGGGATGGGGAAGTGAGGTGACTTTGCCGCCGGGATTCGATAACCGGCTTAATGGCCTGAAAACCGCGCAGGCGAAAACGCTGGCGCAGTGGCAGCAGCTCGGCGTGGTCGTCAAAACGCCAGCGCAGGGTAACGCACCCGGCCGGGCGTGGATCGTCACGCCTGAGGATGGCGACGGGCGTTCATTCATGGTTTATGACAATTTCCGTACGCTCATGCACTGGAATCGATCTTATTATTTCGCCATCAGTATCGGCATGATGGCCGATGCTCTCGCGCAGTAA
- the minD gene encoding septum site-determining protein MinD: MARIIVVTSGKGGVGKTTSSAAIATGLAQKGKKTVVIDFDIGLRNLDLIMGCERRVVYDFVNVIQGDATLNQALIKDKRTENLFILPASQTRDKDALTREGVEKVLNDLAAMEFDFVICDSPAGIETGALMALYFADEAVITTNPEVSSVRDSDRILGILSSKSRRAENSQDAIKEHLLLTRYNPGRVSRGDMLSMEDVLEILRIPLVGVIPEDQSVLRASNQGEPVILDIESDAGKAYADTVDRLLGEERPFRFIEEEKKGFLKRLFGG; the protein is encoded by the coding sequence ATGGCACGCATAATTGTTGTTACATCGGGTAAAGGAGGCGTTGGTAAAACCACGTCCAGCGCGGCCATCGCTACCGGTTTAGCGCAAAAAGGAAAAAAAACGGTCGTTATCGATTTTGATATCGGCCTGCGAAACCTCGATTTGATAATGGGCTGTGAGCGACGCGTTGTTTATGATTTTGTTAACGTGATCCAGGGTGATGCCACGCTGAATCAGGCGTTAATTAAAGATAAACGCACGGAGAATCTGTTTATTCTCCCCGCGTCACAAACTCGCGACAAAGATGCGCTGACCCGCGAAGGCGTGGAAAAAGTGCTGAACGATCTGGCGGCCATGGAGTTCGACTTTGTTATCTGTGATTCACCGGCAGGTATTGAAACCGGCGCACTGATGGCCCTGTATTTCGCCGATGAAGCCGTGATCACCACTAACCCGGAAGTGTCTTCCGTGCGCGACTCAGACCGCATTCTGGGCATTCTGTCGTCGAAATCCCGCCGGGCAGAAAACTCGCAGGACGCGATTAAAGAACATCTTCTGCTGACCCGTTATAACCCGGGCCGCGTTAGCCGTGGCGATATGCTGAGCATGGAAGACGTGCTTGAAATTCTGCGTATCCCGCTGGTCGGCGTGATCCCAGAGGACCAGTCCGTACTGCGCGCCTCTAACCAGGGTGAACCTGTCATTCTGGATATCGAATCCGATGCAGGCAAAGCCTATGCTGATACCGTTGACCGCCTTCTTGGAGAAGAACGCCCCTTCCGCTTCATTGAAGAAGAGAAGAAGGGATTCCTGAAACGCCTGTTTGGGGGATAA
- a CDS encoding multidrug effflux MFS transporter: protein MQKFTLLLLSLVLLAPLGIDLYLPTLPDIAVGLSTPVSTIQTTIPLFLLVMGLGQIVAGPLVDNLGRKPIAIFGLLLYIAGSIMAATADAWLQFLAARIIQGCAVCCTAVVAFSGVRDRLDGDDAARAYGFLNGALNIVPALAPLLGGLLAEAFNWRAPFWFLTLYALGIGLLVVFFLPETRPADTQKVKGLPLRQYWQILRQPRFLAFAFANAGALGMVLTYVSLAPNVLMTEGRLSALQFSIAFGANGFWIMLVSVLVNKVIRKLGRPICLAIGALAMTAGAVMLMAGVWLLPEAWQTNWALYMLPVAVSVAGLAFTVGPATSYALEPYQQQAGVASALAGFIQMAGGSSAGLVMMALPLAEKSALALMMVAGALLAFIAWRFSKKVRGTLTAL from the coding sequence ATGCAAAAATTCACCCTGCTGCTGCTCAGCCTGGTTCTGCTTGCCCCGCTGGGCATCGATCTCTATCTGCCTACTCTGCCGGACATCGCCGTTGGATTAAGCACGCCCGTATCCACTATTCAGACCACCATCCCTCTTTTCCTGCTGGTGATGGGGCTTGGGCAAATTGTTGCCGGGCCGCTGGTGGATAATCTGGGACGGAAACCGATCGCTATCTTCGGTCTGCTGCTTTACATTGCCGGCAGCATTATGGCGGCCACCGCAGACGCCTGGTTACAGTTCCTCGCCGCGCGAATTATTCAGGGCTGTGCCGTATGCTGCACGGCGGTTGTCGCCTTCAGCGGGGTGCGTGACCGCCTGGACGGTGATGATGCCGCCCGCGCCTATGGTTTCCTTAACGGCGCGCTGAATATCGTCCCGGCGCTGGCTCCGCTGCTGGGCGGCCTGCTGGCGGAAGCCTTTAACTGGCGCGCGCCCTTCTGGTTCCTAACCCTTTACGCGCTGGGCATCGGCCTGCTGGTGGTGTTCTTCCTGCCGGAAACACGCCCGGCGGATACACAAAAAGTGAAAGGACTGCCGCTGCGCCAGTACTGGCAGATCCTGCGCCAGCCGCGTTTCCTGGCGTTCGCTTTCGCCAACGCCGGGGCGCTGGGTATGGTGCTGACCTATGTATCGCTGGCACCCAACGTCCTGATGACCGAAGGCCGCCTTTCTGCCCTGCAGTTCTCGATTGCATTTGGTGCCAACGGCTTCTGGATTATGCTGGTCAGCGTGCTGGTCAATAAGGTGATTCGCAAGCTGGGTCGTCCGATCTGCCTGGCGATTGGGGCGCTGGCTATGACGGCAGGAGCCGTGATGCTGATGGCTGGCGTCTGGCTGCTGCCCGAGGCCTGGCAGACAAACTGGGCGCTGTATATGCTGCCTGTGGCGGTGTCCGTTGCCGGACTGGCCTTTACCGTTGGCCCGGCCACCAGCTACGCGCTGGAACCCTATCAGCAGCAGGCCGGTGTGGCTTCCGCGCTGGCGGGCTTTATTCAGATGGCGGGCGGATCGTCAGCGGGGCTGGTGATGATGGCGCTGCCGCTGGCCGAGAAGTCGGCGCTGGCGCTGATGATGGTGGCGGGTGCGCTGCTGGCGTTTATCGCCTGGCGCTTCAGTAAGAAAGTGCGCGGTACGCTGACCGCGCTCTGA
- a CDS encoding SpoVR family protein, whose protein sequence is MTTIFDVPITDSKRLNDGPDWTFDLLDVYLKEIDRVAKSYRLDTYPHQIEVITSEQMMDAYSSVGMPINYAHWSFGKKFIETEQRYKHGQQGLAYEIVINSNPCIAYLMEENTMTMQALVMAHACYGHNSFFKNNYLFRSWTDASSIVDYLIFARNYISECEERYGLEQVERLLDSCHALMNYGVDRYKRPQKISLQEEKARQKSREEYLQSQVNMLWRTLPRREREETQYAAARYPSEPQENLLYFMEKNAPLLEPWQRECLRIVRKVSQYFYPQKQTQVMNEGWATFWHYTILNHLYDEGKVSERFMLEFLHSHTNVVYQPPYNSQWYNGINPYALGFAMFQDIQRICQHPTEEDRYWFPDIAGKDWLETLHFAMREFKDESFISQFLSPKVMRDFRLFTVLDDDRNNYLEIAAIHDEAGYRAIRQQLSAQYNLSNLEPNIQVYDVDLRGDRSLTLRYVPHNRAPLDKSRREVLKHVHRLWGFDVTLEQQNEDGSSEILDRCPPRPSAPL, encoded by the coding sequence ATGACAACGATCTTTGACGTTCCAATTACGGACAGCAAACGACTCAATGATGGACCAGACTGGACGTTCGACCTGCTTGATGTGTATCTGAAAGAGATCGATCGCGTTGCCAAATCCTACCGGCTGGATACCTACCCTCATCAGATTGAGGTGATCACCTCGGAACAGATGATGGATGCCTACTCCAGCGTGGGGATGCCAATCAACTATGCGCACTGGTCGTTCGGCAAAAAATTTATTGAAACCGAACAGCGCTATAAGCACGGTCAGCAGGGGCTGGCCTATGAAATCGTCATCAACTCCAACCCCTGTATTGCCTACCTGATGGAAGAGAACACCATGACCATGCAGGCGCTGGTGATGGCGCACGCCTGCTACGGGCACAACTCTTTCTTTAAAAATAACTACCTGTTCCGCAGCTGGACCGACGCCAGCTCCATCGTTGATTACCTGATTTTTGCCCGCAATTACATCAGCGAATGTGAAGAACGCTACGGGCTTGAGCAGGTGGAACGGCTGCTGGACTCCTGCCACGCGCTGATGAACTACGGCGTTGACCGCTACAAACGCCCGCAAAAAATTTCGCTGCAGGAAGAGAAAGCGCGGCAGAAAAGCCGCGAGGAGTATCTGCAAAGCCAGGTCAATATGCTGTGGCGAACGCTTCCCCGTCGCGAACGCGAGGAAACCCAGTATGCCGCCGCCCGCTATCCGTCAGAGCCGCAGGAAAATCTGCTGTACTTTATGGAGAAAAACGCACCGCTGCTGGAGCCGTGGCAGCGCGAGTGCCTGCGTATTGTCAGAAAGGTCAGCCAGTATTTTTATCCGCAGAAGCAGACGCAGGTGATGAATGAGGGCTGGGCAACGTTCTGGCACTACACCATCCTGAATCATCTGTATGACGAAGGTAAAGTCTCCGAGCGTTTCATGCTGGAGTTTCTGCACAGCCACACCAACGTGGTGTATCAACCGCCTTATAACAGCCAGTGGTACAACGGTATTAACCCCTACGCGCTCGGGTTTGCCATGTTCCAGGATATTCAGCGCATCTGCCAGCATCCGACCGAAGAGGACCGCTACTGGTTCCCGGATATTGCCGGCAAAGACTGGCTGGAAACCCTGCACTTCGCCATGCGCGAGTTCAAGGACGAGAGCTTTATCAGCCAGTTCCTGTCGCCCAAGGTAATGCGGGATTTCCGCCTGTTCACCGTGCTGGACGATGACCGTAATAACTATCTTGAAATTGCGGCGATCCACGACGAGGCGGGCTATCGGGCAATTCGTCAGCAGCTCTCCGCACAGTACAACCTCAGCAATCTGGAGCCGAATATCCAGGTTTACGATGTCGATTTACGCGGTGACCGCTCGCTGACGCTGCGTTATGTGCCGCACAACCGTGCACCGCTGGATAAAAGCCGTCGCGAGGTGCTTAAACACGTTCACCGCCTCTGGGGCTTTGACGTCACCCTCGAACAGCAAAATGAGGATGGTAGTTCGGAAATCCTGGACCGCTGCCCACCGCGTCCGAGCGCCCCGCTCTGA
- the dsbB gene encoding disulfide bond formation protein DsbB produces MLRYLNRCSYGRGAWLLMAFTAFALELTALYFQHVMLLKPCVMCIYERCALFGIMGAGIVGAIAPKTPLRWVAILIWLYSAWEGVRLAWEHTMIQLHPSPFVTCDFAARFPSWLPLDKWLPSVFVASGDCAERSWTLLNMSMPQWLVGIFAAYLLVAVLVLIAQAFKPKKRDLFSR; encoded by the coding sequence ATGTTGAGATACCTGAATCGCTGTTCTTATGGCCGGGGTGCCTGGCTGTTAATGGCGTTTACTGCTTTTGCCCTCGAATTGACGGCGCTCTATTTTCAGCATGTCATGTTGCTTAAACCCTGCGTCATGTGCATTTACGAACGTTGCGCGCTGTTCGGCATTATGGGTGCCGGGATCGTGGGCGCCATCGCCCCGAAAACGCCGCTGCGCTGGGTGGCGATTCTGATCTGGCTTTACAGCGCGTGGGAAGGGGTGCGCCTGGCATGGGAACACACCATGATCCAGCTGCATCCGTCCCCTTTCGTCACCTGTGATTTCGCCGCGCGCTTCCCGTCCTGGCTTCCGCTGGATAAGTGGCTGCCTTCGGTATTTGTTGCCAGCGGTGACTGCGCGGAGCGCTCATGGACGCTGCTGAATATGAGTATGCCGCAGTGGCTGGTGGGGATTTTTGCCGCTTATCTGCTGGTGGCGGTGCTGGTGCTGATTGCCCAGGCGTTTAAGCCCAAAAAACGCGACCTGTTCTCGCGCTAA
- the minC gene encoding septum site-determining protein MinC — MPQSPIELKGSSFTLSVLHLHHTDPATVRKALAEKVSQAPAFLRNAPVVVNVSSLTRDVNWRQMQQAIVASGLHIVGVSGCRDEQLKRSITRSGLPLLTEGKEKKPVADVQPEAPAVIPVAAVTEPLVGKTRVISTPVRSGQQIYAKNCDLIVTNSVSAGAELIADGNIHIYGMMRGRALAGAGGDKSCQIFCTNLSAELVSIGGVYWIMDQIPNEFFGKASRLCLKDGELTIQTLN; from the coding sequence ATGCCACAATCGCCAATTGAGTTAAAGGGCAGCAGTTTTACACTTTCTGTCCTACATTTGCACCATACCGATCCCGCCACCGTGCGTAAGGCGCTGGCGGAAAAGGTCAGCCAGGCTCCGGCCTTCCTGAGAAACGCACCTGTCGTTGTGAATGTTTCATCTTTAACTCGCGATGTTAACTGGCGGCAGATGCAGCAGGCGATCGTCGCCTCAGGGCTGCACATTGTCGGCGTCAGCGGCTGTCGGGACGAACAGTTAAAGCGCTCAATTACGCGTTCAGGGCTGCCATTATTAACCGAAGGGAAAGAAAAGAAACCCGTAGCGGATGTACAGCCCGAAGCCCCTGCTGTCATACCCGTCGCTGCGGTGACGGAACCTTTGGTCGGGAAAACGCGGGTGATTTCCACCCCCGTGCGATCCGGGCAACAAATCTATGCCAAAAACTGCGATCTGATTGTCACCAACAGCGTGAGTGCGGGTGCGGAACTGATCGCCGACGGCAATATTCATATTTACGGCATGATGCGTGGCCGCGCGCTCGCGGGTGCCGGCGGCGATAAAAGCTGCCAGATTTTTTGCACGAATTTATCAGCGGAGCTGGTTTCCATAGGCGGTGTGTACTGGATTATGGACCAGATACCGAACGAGTTTTTCGGAAAAGCGTCACGTCTTTGTCTCAAAGACGGTGAGCTGACCATCCAGACATTGAACTGA
- the fadR gene encoding fatty acid metabolism transcriptional regulator FadR, whose product MVIKAQSPAGFAEEYIIESIWNNRFPPGSILPAERELSELIGVTRTTLREVLQRLARDGWLTIQHGKPTRVNNFWETSGLSILETLARLDHDSVPQLIDNLLSVRTDISSIFIRRAIRNFPDKAKEVLETANHIDDHAEAYTELDYSIFRGLAFASGNPIYGLILNGLRGLYTRVGRHYFSNPEARRLAQDFYQHLLHICHSKEYELIADSVRDYGRRSGEIWHAMQVSMPTDLPPPRR is encoded by the coding sequence ATGGTCATTAAGGCTCAGAGCCCTGCGGGTTTCGCGGAAGAATATATAATCGAAAGTATCTGGAATAATCGTTTTCCCCCCGGCTCGATACTGCCTGCTGAACGTGAACTCTCAGAGTTAATCGGCGTAACGCGCACCACGCTTCGTGAAGTGTTGCAGCGTCTGGCTCGTGACGGCTGGCTGACCATTCAGCACGGTAAACCCACGCGGGTGAATAACTTCTGGGAAACTTCCGGGCTCAGCATTCTTGAAACGCTGGCACGGCTTGACCACGACAGCGTGCCTCAACTGATTGATAACCTGCTCTCCGTGCGGACCGATATCTCTTCCATCTTTATCCGCCGCGCCATTCGTAACTTTCCGGATAAAGCGAAAGAAGTGCTGGAAACGGCGAACCACATTGACGATCACGCTGAAGCCTACACCGAGCTGGACTACAGTATCTTCCGCGGGCTGGCCTTTGCTTCCGGCAATCCGATTTATGGACTGATCCTGAACGGGCTGAGAGGATTGTATACCCGGGTTGGCCGCCACTACTTCTCCAACCCGGAAGCACGCCGTCTGGCGCAGGACTTCTACCAGCACCTGCTGCATATCTGCCACTCGAAAGAGTACGAGCTGATTGCCGACAGCGTACGCGATTACGGCCGCCGCAGCGGAGAAATCTGGCATGCGATGCAGGTCAGTATGCCGACGGATCTGCCGCCGCCGCGCCGCTAA
- a CDS encoding fumarylacetoacetate hydrolase family protein encodes MYQHHNWQGALLDFPVNKVVCVGSNYAKHIKEMGSATPTEPVLFIKPETALCDIRQPLSIPQGLGAVHHEVELAVLIGATLKQASEEHVAQAIAGYGVALDLTLRDVQAGCKKAGQPWEKAKGFDNSCPISGFIPRSEFTADPQNVELKLVVNGEVRQHGSTADMIHQILPLIAYMSRFFTLRAGDVILTGTPEGVGPMVSGDKLEVSLGGHGVATRVL; translated from the coding sequence ATGTATCAGCATCACAACTGGCAGGGCGCATTGTTGGATTTTCCGGTCAATAAAGTGGTTTGCGTAGGCAGCAACTATGCCAAACATATTAAAGAGATGGGCAGCGCGACCCCGACCGAACCTGTACTGTTTATCAAGCCGGAAACCGCGCTGTGTGACATTCGCCAGCCGCTGTCTATTCCGCAGGGTCTGGGTGCCGTCCATCATGAGGTGGAGCTGGCGGTGCTGATTGGTGCCACCCTCAAACAGGCCAGTGAAGAACACGTTGCGCAGGCGATTGCAGGCTATGGCGTTGCGCTGGATTTAACCCTGCGCGACGTGCAGGCGGGCTGTAAAAAAGCCGGTCAGCCGTGGGAAAAAGCCAAAGGCTTTGATAACTCCTGCCCGATTTCCGGCTTCATTCCGCGCAGCGAGTTTACTGCCGATCCGCAAAACGTTGAGCTGAAGCTCGTCGTCAACGGTGAAGTTCGTCAGCACGGCAGCACCGCCGATATGATCCATCAAATCCTGCCGCTGATTGCCTACATGAGCAGGTTTTTCACCCTGCGCGCGGGCGATGTGATCCTCACCGGCACGCCGGAGGGCGTTGGCCCGATGGTATCCGGCGATAAGCTGGAAGTGTCGCTCGGCGGCCACGGGGTTGCCACCCGGGTACTGTAA
- a CDS encoding D-amino acid dehydrogenase codes for MRVVILGSGVVGVASAWYLAQAGHEVTVIDRQPDAALETSAGNAGQISPGYAAPWAAPGVPLKAVKWMFQRHAPLAIRLDGSRFQLEWMWQMLRNCDMNHYQQNKSRMVRISEYSRDCLKALRQETGIAYEGRQGGTLQLFRTAQQYESAAKDIAVLKEAGVPYELLEAADLARVEPALATTQHKLTGGLRLPNDETGDCQLFTQRLARMAAEAGVNFRFNMQVDALLQEGNQIRGVKCGEEVVTADAYVVAFGSFSTALLHDMVKIPVYPLKGYSLTVPITDESAAPVSTVLDETYKVAITRFDNRIRVGGMAEIVGYNTKLLPARRGTLEMVVRDLFPNGGDVAAATFWSGLRPMTPDGTPIVGRTPLKNLYLNTGHGTLGWTMACGSGQLLADIITGKTPAIMAEDLSVMRYLPGYTPAPARSLHGAGIR; via the coding sequence ATGCGTGTTGTCATTCTCGGTAGTGGGGTGGTCGGCGTGGCCAGTGCGTGGTATCTGGCGCAGGCGGGGCACGAAGTCACGGTCATCGATCGCCAGCCGGATGCGGCGCTGGAGACCAGTGCCGGCAACGCCGGACAAATTTCTCCGGGCTATGCTGCCCCGTGGGCCGCACCGGGTGTGCCGCTGAAGGCGGTAAAATGGATGTTCCAGCGCCATGCGCCGCTGGCCATTCGTCTGGACGGCAGCCGCTTCCAGCTGGAGTGGATGTGGCAGATGCTGCGCAACTGCGATATGAACCACTACCAGCAGAACAAAAGCCGTATGGTGCGCATCTCCGAGTACAGCCGCGACTGCCTGAAAGCGCTGCGCCAGGAAACGGGCATTGCCTATGAGGGCCGCCAGGGCGGTACGCTGCAGCTGTTTCGTACCGCGCAGCAGTATGAAAGTGCGGCGAAGGATATCGCCGTGCTGAAAGAGGCCGGGGTGCCTTATGAACTGCTGGAGGCCGCAGACCTGGCGCGGGTAGAGCCCGCGCTGGCGACCACCCAGCATAAACTGACCGGCGGCCTGCGCCTGCCTAACGATGAAACCGGCGACTGCCAGCTGTTCACTCAGCGCCTGGCCAGAATGGCGGCGGAAGCGGGGGTTAATTTCCGCTTCAATATGCAGGTCGATGCGCTGCTGCAGGAAGGGAATCAGATCCGCGGGGTGAAGTGCGGCGAGGAAGTGGTTACCGCTGACGCTTACGTGGTGGCATTTGGTTCGTTTTCCACCGCGCTGCTGCACGACATGGTCAAAATCCCGGTCTATCCGCTGAAAGGCTATTCGCTTACCGTACCGATCACCGACGAGAGTGCCGCGCCGGTTTCCACCGTGCTGGATGAAACTTATAAGGTGGCGATCACACGCTTTGATAATCGTATCCGCGTCGGCGGAATGGCGGAAATTGTTGGCTATAATACAAAATTATTACCGGCACGCCGCGGAACGCTGGAAATGGTGGTGCGCGATCTCTTCCCGAATGGGGGGGATGTGGCCGCGGCGACGTTCTGGAGCGGACTGCGCCCGATGACCCCGGACGGAACGCCTATCGTGGGCCGTACCCCATTGAAAAACCTGTACCTTAATACCGGTCATGGTACTCTGGGCTGGACGATGGCCTGCGGATCCGGTCAGCTCCTCGCGGATATTATTACGGGTAAAACGCCGGCGATTATGGCGGAAGATCTGTCGGTAATGCGCTATCTGCCGGGCTATACGCCGGCTCCGGCCCGCTCGCTGCACGGTGCCGGTATCCGTTAA
- the dadX gene encoding catabolic alanine racemase DadX, with the protein MSRPIVATIDTAALRQNLAVARQAAGGSRLWSVVKANAYGHGIDRVWQSLQDTDGFGLLNLEEAILLRERGWKKPILLLEGFFHPEDLETLDRYRLTTSVHSNWQIQALAKARLSAPLDIYLKMNSGMNRLGFQPDQVHNAWQKLRSLPNVGEITLMAHFAEAETEEGIAEPLKRIEQAAEGLDCPRSLANSAATLWHPQTHHDWVRPGIILYGASPSGRWQDIAGNGLKPVMTLTSEIIGVQQLGVGARVGYGGLYRAEEEQRIGVVACGYADGYPRISPTGTPVMVDGVMTRIVGRVSMDMITVDLTPCPQAGIGSAVELWGNHVKIDDVAAASGTVGYELMCALAPRVPVVVV; encoded by the coding sequence ATGTCGCGTCCGATTGTCGCAACGATCGATACCGCCGCGTTGCGGCAAAACCTGGCCGTTGCCCGCCAGGCCGCGGGCGGTTCGCGCCTGTGGTCGGTGGTGAAGGCTAACGCCTATGGCCACGGTATTGACCGCGTCTGGCAGAGCCTGCAGGACACCGATGGTTTTGGGCTGCTGAATCTGGAAGAGGCCATCCTGCTGCGCGAGCGCGGCTGGAAGAAACCCATCCTGCTGCTGGAGGGGTTTTTCCATCCGGAAGATCTCGAAACTCTCGATCGCTACCGCCTGACGACCAGCGTGCACAGCAACTGGCAGATCCAGGCGCTGGCGAAAGCCAGGCTCTCCGCGCCGCTGGATATTTACCTTAAGATGAACAGCGGGATGAACCGGCTTGGTTTCCAGCCGGATCAGGTGCATAACGCGTGGCAGAAACTGCGTTCGCTGCCCAACGTGGGTGAAATCACGCTGATGGCGCACTTTGCCGAAGCGGAGACGGAAGAGGGCATTGCCGAACCGCTGAAACGTATCGAGCAGGCGGCGGAAGGCCTTGACTGCCCGCGCAGCCTCGCGAACTCTGCCGCCACGCTGTGGCACCCGCAAACGCATCACGACTGGGTGCGCCCCGGCATTATTCTTTACGGTGCTTCACCGAGCGGCCGCTGGCAGGACATCGCCGGTAACGGGCTGAAGCCGGTGATGACCTTAACCAGTGAAATTATCGGCGTGCAGCAGCTGGGCGTCGGAGCCAGAGTAGGCTACGGTGGTCTGTATCGTGCGGAGGAAGAGCAGCGCATCGGGGTGGTTGCCTGCGGCTATGCCGACGGCTACCCGCGCATTTCACCGACCGGCACGCCGGTGATGGTGGATGGCGTGATGACGCGCATCGTTGGCCGCGTCTCCATGGATATGATCACCGTTGATTTAACCCCGTGTCCGCAGGCCGGTATCGGCAGCGCGGTGGAGCTGTGGGGAAATCACGTCAAGATAGATGATGTCGCAGCGGCATCCGGCACCGTCGGTTATGAGCTGATGTGCGCGCTCGCACCGAGAGTGCCGGTTGTTGTAGTGTGA
- a CDS encoding YcgN family cysteine cluster protein, which produces MTENPFWQHKTLEQMSDEEWESLCDGCGQCCLNKLQDADTDEIYFTNVACNQLNIKTCQCRNYEHRFELEEDCIKLTRENLPTFSWLPPSCAYRVLAEGKTLPVWHPLRNGSRAAMHAARISVRHIAVHESEVVDWEEHIINRPRGYGN; this is translated from the coding sequence ATGACTGAGAACCCTTTCTGGCAGCACAAAACGCTGGAGCAAATGAGCGATGAGGAATGGGAATCGCTGTGCGATGGCTGCGGTCAGTGCTGCCTGAACAAGCTGCAGGATGCGGACACGGATGAGATTTACTTTACCAATGTCGCCTGCAACCAGCTGAATATCAAAACCTGCCAGTGCCGCAACTACGAGCACCGTTTTGAGCTGGAAGAGGACTGCATAAAGCTGACGCGGGAAAATCTGCCGACCTTCTCCTGGTTACCGCCGAGCTGCGCCTACCGCGTACTGGCAGAGGGTAAAACGCTGCCGGTCTGGCACCCGTTACGCAACGGCTCGCGGGCAGCGATGCATGCAGCAAGGATCTCAGTGCGGCATATCGCCGTTCATGAAAGTGAAGTGGTGGACTGGGAAGAGCACATCATCAATCGTCCACGCGGGTACGGTAACTGA
- a CDS encoding YcgL domain-containing protein produces the protein MFCVIYRSTKRDQTYLYVEKKDDFSRVPEALMNGFGKPQLAMLLPLDGSKKLVGADIEKVRAALREEGFYLQMPPPPESLLKMHLENHKKV, from the coding sequence ATGTTTTGTGTGATCTATCGAAGTACTAAACGCGACCAGACTTATCTTTATGTCGAAAAAAAAGACGATTTCTCACGGGTGCCTGAAGCTTTGATGAATGGCTTCGGCAAACCGCAGCTCGCGATGCTGCTGCCGCTGGACGGCAGCAAGAAGCTGGTGGGGGCAGATATTGAAAAAGTGAGGGCGGCATTACGTGAGGAAGGCTTTTATTTACAAATGCCACCCCCGCCCGAAAGTTTGCTAAAGATGCATCTGGAAAACCATAAAAAAGTTTAA